One genomic region from Ralstonia pickettii DTP0602 encodes:
- a CDS encoding ornithine cyclodeaminase (K07090: K07090): MPLMRPSVRRASFAPSKPLFRPAAMTSALPATLFSLLPAGLSVTTYLWMGALILVGACLQGVGGIGFAMLSAPLGAIFFPDLVPGPLLAMGCCLSLMGALREREAIAWRIAGFALIGRALGGAAAVLTMAWLAPGPLGVLFSVSILAAVALSLLGWRLLPTSPNVTIAGTLSGFMGTITSAGAPPFALVMQHMAPAPLRATMGCILSGGAVLSLSMLAMAGRFGLPQLVLAAALAPFLFAGFALSNRLRGHVSPGAVRRLLLGLCAAGALGVLGRTAFS, from the coding sequence GTGCCCCTTATGAGGCCGTCCGTCCGACGCGCTTCATTCGCGCCTTCCAAGCCGCTATTTCGACCTGCCGCCATGACCTCTGCCTTGCCCGCCACGTTGTTCTCCCTGCTTCCCGCCGGGCTCTCCGTCACCACTTATCTATGGATGGGTGCGCTCATCCTCGTGGGCGCCTGCCTGCAAGGCGTGGGCGGGATCGGCTTTGCGATGCTTTCGGCACCGCTGGGGGCAATCTTCTTCCCCGACCTCGTGCCGGGACCGCTGCTGGCGATGGGCTGCTGTCTCTCCTTGATGGGCGCGCTGCGTGAGCGGGAGGCGATCGCGTGGCGCATCGCAGGCTTCGCCCTGATCGGGCGCGCGCTCGGCGGGGCGGCGGCAGTGCTGACCATGGCGTGGCTGGCGCCGGGTCCGCTGGGGGTGCTGTTCTCGGTGTCGATACTTGCCGCCGTGGCGCTGAGCCTGCTGGGCTGGCGCCTGCTGCCGACCTCGCCCAATGTGACCATCGCCGGCACCCTGTCGGGCTTCATGGGAACGATCACTTCGGCCGGTGCGCCCCCGTTCGCGCTGGTCATGCAGCACATGGCGCCGGCGCCGCTGCGCGCCACGATGGGTTGCATCCTGTCCGGCGGCGCAGTGCTGTCGCTCTCCATGCTGGCGATGGCGGGGCGCTTCGGTTTGCCGCAACTGGTGCTGGCGGCGGCCCTTGCGCCATTCCTGTTTGCCGGCTTCGCGCTGTCGAACCGCTTGCGCGGGCACGTTTCGCCCGGGGCGGTGCGCCGGCTGCTGCTGGGTCTTTGCGCTGCCGGGGCGCTCGGTGTGCTCGGCCGCACTGCCTTTTCGTGA
- the gabD gene encoding succinate-semialdehyde dehdyrogenase (catalyzes the formation of succinate from succinate semialdehyde; NADP dependent~K00128: E1.2.1.3; aldehyde dehydrogenase (NAD+) [EC:1.2.1.3]) yields the protein MTVFLNHIDGEWTACQSGRTFDNVNPADTADIVGRFQASSAVDAQAAVAAAAAAFAGWKKTPVGKRAAILNRAADHLEANADSIAAELTREEGKALALARDEVLRSAQTLRFYAVEGQTFTGEVYPNDDPDQLVYSQREPLGVVTVIAPWNFPVSIPARKIAPALVTGNTVVFKPSSEAPLSGYRLAEALVKAGLPKGVLNFITGSAAEIGPAITEAPAVRAISFTGSSRAGEQIHRAVPLTTRTQMELGGKNPLIVMEDADLDRAVDLTIKGGFSLSGQACTGTSRVLVAESVKAAYTERLLAKVATLKVGSGMTAGMDLGPLASHKQLETVLRYIDIGKSEATLLCGGARLAGGDFDKGYYVAPTVFTDVTQQMRIAREEIFGPVIAILGFTDYADAIAKANDTEYGLAAAIVTSNPRYIHHFATDIEAGTVKVNRTTTGNLVNAPFGGVKRSSTSTFRESGRTGLEFYTQVKTVYRGA from the coding sequence ATGACCGTATTCCTCAACCATATCGACGGCGAATGGACGGCCTGCCAGTCGGGCCGTACCTTCGACAATGTCAACCCGGCCGATACCGCCGATATCGTGGGCCGCTTCCAGGCGTCTTCCGCGGTGGACGCGCAGGCGGCCGTCGCCGCCGCGGCGGCAGCGTTCGCCGGCTGGAAGAAAACTCCGGTCGGCAAGCGCGCCGCCATCCTTAACCGCGCCGCCGATCATCTTGAAGCCAATGCCGACAGCATTGCCGCCGAGCTGACCCGCGAGGAAGGCAAGGCGCTGGCACTGGCTCGCGACGAGGTGCTGCGCTCGGCCCAGACGCTGCGGTTCTACGCGGTGGAAGGGCAGACCTTCACCGGCGAGGTGTACCCGAACGACGACCCCGACCAGCTCGTCTACAGCCAGCGCGAGCCGCTGGGCGTGGTGACGGTGATCGCGCCGTGGAATTTCCCGGTGTCAATCCCGGCGCGCAAGATCGCCCCGGCGCTGGTGACCGGCAACACGGTGGTGTTCAAGCCGTCGTCCGAGGCGCCGCTGTCGGGCTACCGGCTGGCCGAGGCACTGGTCAAGGCCGGCCTGCCCAAGGGCGTGCTGAACTTCATCACCGGCAGCGCGGCCGAGATCGGCCCGGCCATCACCGAGGCGCCGGCTGTGCGGGCGATCTCGTTCACCGGCTCGTCGCGCGCCGGCGAGCAGATCCACCGCGCCGTGCCGCTGACCACGCGCACGCAGATGGAGCTGGGCGGCAAGAATCCGCTGATCGTGATGGAAGATGCCGACCTCGACCGCGCCGTCGATCTGACCATCAAGGGCGGCTTCTCGCTGTCGGGGCAGGCGTGTACCGGCACCAGCCGCGTGCTGGTGGCCGAGTCCGTCAAGGCCGCGTACACCGAGCGGTTGCTGGCGAAGGTCGCCACGCTCAAGGTCGGCAGCGGCATGACGGCCGGGATGGACCTCGGGCCGCTGGCCTCGCACAAGCAGCTGGAAACGGTGCTGCGCTATATCGATATCGGCAAGTCCGAAGCGACGCTGCTGTGCGGCGGCGCGCGCCTCGCCGGCGGCGACTTTGACAAGGGCTACTACGTGGCGCCGACCGTTTTCACCGACGTGACCCAGCAGATGCGGATCGCGCGCGAGGAGATCTTCGGGCCGGTGATCGCCATCCTGGGCTTCACCGACTACGCCGACGCCATCGCCAAGGCCAACGACACCGAGTACGGGCTGGCCGCGGCCATCGTCACCAGCAACCCGCGCTACATCCACCACTTCGCCACGGACATCGAGGCGGGCACGGTCAAGGTCAACCGCACCACCACCGGCAATCTGGTCAACGCGCCGTTCGGCGGGGTGAAGCGCTCAAGCACCTCGACCTTCCGCGAGTCGGGCCGCACCGGGCTGGAGTTCTATACGCAGGTCAAGACGGTCTATCGGGGCGCCTGA
- a CDS encoding ferredoxin has protein sequence MFVLLTSRPGQFRTEPTAGMTAVEAYDYVFYGKRTARFVIAELAADTKVRVLEETPPGIVNLVSTKFLDKYATLEAARAALRELASFGSMDIALVPTPVAVCGRC, from the coding sequence ATGTTCGTCCTCCTCACCAGCCGCCCCGGCCAGTTCCGCACCGAGCCCACCGCGGGCATGACCGCGGTCGAAGCGTACGACTACGTCTTCTATGGCAAGCGCACCGCACGCTTTGTCATCGCCGAACTGGCCGCCGATACCAAGGTGCGGGTGCTGGAAGAAACGCCGCCCGGCATCGTCAACCTGGTGTCGACCAAGTTCCTGGACAAGTACGCCACGCTGGAGGCCGCCCGCGCCGCGCTACGCGAGCTGGCCAGCTTCGGCAGCATGGACATCGCCCTGGTGCCCACGCCGGTCGCCGTATGCGGGCGGTGCTGA
- a CDS encoding ferredoxin has protein sequence MPTVTFHKQGQTFVDEVKPQTNLVVRAGIRQFPYPNLRYECGMGKCSKCACRVIAGAEHLPPPNWKEKKQLGDRLEQGYRLACQLWIEHDIELAQDDLTSAAPATAGTLATASADA, from the coding sequence ATGCCGACAGTCACTTTCCACAAGCAGGGCCAGACCTTCGTCGACGAGGTCAAGCCCCAGACCAACCTGGTCGTCCGCGCCGGGATTCGCCAGTTTCCCTACCCCAACCTGCGTTACGAGTGCGGCATGGGCAAGTGCTCCAAGTGCGCCTGCCGCGTGATCGCCGGCGCCGAACACCTGCCGCCGCCCAACTGGAAGGAAAAGAAGCAGCTCGGCGACCGGCTCGAACAGGGTTACCGGCTGGCCTGCCAGCTCTGGATCGAGCACGACATCGAACTGGCGCAGGACGACCTGACCAGCGCGGCCCCGGCCACCGCCGGCACCCTGGCCACGGCCAGCGCGGACGCCTGA
- a CDS encoding IclR family transcriptional regulator yields the protein MNDMRLTKSDAKPDGDTPALRLFGLLEVIAEKDQAFNLQALVEETGLPKPTLHRMLQQLEAAGLIQRNGDGRQYGTGLRLRRLAENLLLNSTSHGARHMVLRRLVEEVGESCNLTAFSGGEVLYLDRVETAAPLRFYLHPGSRVPAHCSATGKLFLAQLAPAQRQRLLGHVELERYTQNTLTDHAQLEAELERVKRDGYAMDDEEFLPGLVCIGVLVPATDGGKSNLGLALQAPVMRVARDKALQLLPALQRAAGALAAIEADSASAWHGGAEEDE from the coding sequence ATGAACGATATGCGCCTCACCAAAAGTGACGCCAAGCCTGACGGAGACACGCCGGCACTGCGGCTGTTCGGCCTGCTCGAAGTCATCGCCGAGAAGGACCAGGCCTTCAACCTGCAGGCGCTGGTGGAAGAGACCGGCCTGCCCAAGCCCACGCTGCACCGCATGCTGCAGCAGTTGGAAGCCGCAGGCCTGATCCAGCGCAACGGCGACGGCAGGCAATACGGCACCGGCCTGCGGCTGCGCCGGCTGGCGGAGAACCTGTTGCTCAACAGCACCTCGCACGGCGCGCGCCACATGGTGCTGCGGCGGCTGGTGGAAGAGGTCGGCGAGAGCTGCAACCTGACCGCGTTCTCGGGCGGCGAAGTGCTGTACCTGGATCGCGTGGAGACGGCGGCGCCGCTGCGCTTCTACCTGCATCCGGGCTCGCGCGTGCCGGCGCATTGCTCGGCCACCGGCAAGCTGTTCCTCGCGCAACTGGCGCCGGCGCAGCGGCAGCGGCTGCTGGGGCACGTGGAGCTGGAGCGCTACACGCAGAACACGCTGACCGACCACGCGCAGCTGGAAGCCGAACTGGAGCGCGTGAAGCGCGACGGCTACGCGATGGACGACGAGGAGTTCCTGCCCGGGCTGGTCTGCATCGGCGTGCTGGTGCCGGCCACGGACGGCGGCAAATCCAACCTGGGACTGGCGCTGCAGGCCCCTGTGATGCGCGTGGCGCGCGACAAAGCGCTGCAGCTGCTGCCCGCACTGCAGCGCGCAGCCGGTGCGCTGGCGGCGATCGAGGCCGACAGTGCCAGCGCCTGGCACGGCGGCGCGGAAGAGGACGAATAG
- a CDS encoding ferredoxin → MIQITFLTNHGKTVSAPVNSNLLRVSLREQGGIPFKCGGGLCGTCKCRIEKGHEHTDAVKPKEKKLLAEAELAAGFRLACQTFINGDIAVSWQPKEAVRA, encoded by the coding sequence ATGATCCAGATCACCTTCCTCACCAACCACGGCAAGACGGTCAGCGCGCCGGTCAACAGCAACCTGCTGCGCGTGTCGCTGCGCGAGCAAGGTGGCATCCCCTTCAAGTGCGGCGGCGGTTTGTGCGGCACCTGCAAGTGCCGCATCGAAAAGGGCCACGAGCACACCGACGCGGTCAAGCCGAAGGAAAAGAAGCTACTGGCGGAGGCGGAGCTGGCCGCCGGGTTCCGGCTGGCCTGTCAGACTTTTATCAATGGCGACATCGCGGTGTCGTGGCAGCCGAAGGAGGCGGTGCGCGCGTGA
- a CDS encoding ornithine cyclodeaminase (K01750: E4.3.1.12, ocd; ornithine cyclodeaminase [EC:4.3.1.12]), translating to MQHITDAMIDAHVSPEDARQVMEAAFSSFGRGDAAMQERIRTEAGGVKLSTLGAVIPQQGVAGAKVYTTINGQFSFVILIFSADDGRPLASFDAGAITRLRTAACTTLAAQRLARPGARTLALFGAGMQGVQHARQLSATLGLERILVSDPHADEGMPERLSALCGIPVALTEPDAAVAEADIVVTASRATTPLFAGASLRPGAFVAAIGSSLPHTRELDDTALRRAAAVVVEWRPQSVREAGDIVLADPQALPHEKIVELGDVVLGKVSPRQRDDDILIYKSVGVGLEDVALAGFAWSRITGAAERRAA from the coding sequence ATGCAGCACATCACAGACGCGATGATCGATGCCCACGTCAGCCCGGAGGATGCCCGGCAGGTCATGGAGGCAGCGTTTTCCAGCTTCGGGCGTGGCGACGCCGCGATGCAGGAGCGCATCCGCACCGAGGCGGGCGGCGTCAAGCTGTCCACGCTGGGCGCGGTGATCCCGCAGCAGGGCGTGGCGGGCGCCAAGGTCTACACGACCATCAACGGCCAGTTCTCCTTTGTCATCCTGATCTTCTCGGCCGACGACGGGCGCCCGCTAGCTTCGTTCGACGCCGGCGCCATCACGCGCCTGCGTACGGCCGCCTGCACCACGCTTGCGGCGCAGCGGCTGGCTCGGCCCGGTGCGCGCACGCTGGCGCTGTTCGGCGCCGGCATGCAGGGCGTGCAACACGCGCGCCAGCTTAGCGCGACGCTCGGGCTGGAGCGCATCCTGGTGTCTGATCCGCACGCCGATGAAGGCATGCCGGAGCGGCTGTCGGCCCTGTGCGGCATCCCGGTCGCGCTGACAGAGCCCGATGCTGCCGTGGCCGAGGCCGATATCGTCGTCACGGCGTCGCGCGCGACAACGCCGCTGTTCGCGGGCGCGTCGCTGCGGCCGGGCGCCTTCGTTGCCGCCATCGGCTCCAGCCTGCCGCATACGCGTGAACTGGACGACACCGCGCTGCGCCGCGCCGCCGCCGTGGTGGTCGAGTGGCGCCCGCAGTCCGTGCGCGAGGCCGGCGACATCGTGCTGGCCGATCCGCAGGCCCTTCCGCACGAGAAGATCGTCGAACTGGGCGACGTGGTCCTGGGCAAGGTGTCGCCGCGCCAGCGGGACGACGACATCCTGATCTACAAGTCAGTCGGCGTGGGGCTGGAGGACGTGGCGCTGGCGGGCTTCGCGTGGTCGCGGATCACTGGCGCGGCGGAGCGTCGCGCGGCCTGA
- a CDS encoding aldehyde dehydrogenase (K06137: pqqC; pyrroloquinoline-quinone synthase [EC:1.3.3.11]), with translation MAELMNREAFRAALEEAIKGKSANKAPFSVAWASGKLTRAHLARWAENHYHYVGPFADYLGYIYARTPDRYTEAKDFLLANMYEEEIGGDRHTDLLIRFAEACGTTRERVIDPDNMSPTTRGLQSWCYAVAMREDPIVAVAGLVVGLESQVPSIYRKQTPTLRDKYQFTDEEVEFFDLHIVSDEIHGERGYQIVLEHANTPELQQRCLKICEIGAQMRLLYTTALYHDYVEKELPLPELDMAA, from the coding sequence ATGGCCGAACTGATGAACCGCGAAGCATTCCGTGCCGCCCTCGAAGAAGCCATCAAAGGCAAGAGCGCCAACAAGGCGCCGTTCAGCGTGGCCTGGGCCAGCGGCAAGCTGACCCGCGCCCATCTCGCACGCTGGGCCGAGAACCACTATCACTACGTCGGCCCGTTCGCGGATTACCTGGGCTACATCTACGCGCGCACGCCGGACCGCTATACCGAAGCCAAGGATTTCCTGCTCGCCAATATGTATGAGGAAGAGATCGGCGGCGACCGCCATACCGACCTGCTGATCCGCTTTGCGGAAGCCTGCGGCACCACCCGCGAGCGCGTGATCGACCCGGACAATATGTCGCCCACCACGCGCGGCCTGCAGAGCTGGTGCTACGCCGTGGCCATGCGTGAAGACCCCATCGTCGCGGTGGCCGGCCTGGTAGTCGGGCTGGAGTCACAGGTGCCGTCGATCTACCGCAAGCAGACCCCGACGCTGCGCGACAAGTACCAGTTCACCGACGAGGAAGTCGAATTCTTCGACCTGCATATCGTCTCGGACGAGATCCACGGCGAGCGCGGCTACCAGATCGTGCTCGAGCACGCCAACACGCCGGAACTGCAGCAGCGCTGCCTGAAGATCTGCGAGATCGGCGCGCAGATGCGGCTGCTGTATACGACGGCGCTCTATCACGACTACGTCGAGAAAGAACTGCCGCTGCCCGAACTCGACATGGCCGCCTGA
- a CDS encoding aerobic cobaltochelatase subunit CobS (K09882: cobS; cobaltochelatase CobS [EC:6.6.1.2]): protein MTQDQFGKPDRMIPVRSVFGIDSGLMVPAFSQRDDHVPEIDPAYRFQPEVTLAILSGFMRDRRVMVQGLHGSGKSTHIEQVAARLNWPCVRVNLDGHISRLDLVGKDAIVVRDGRQVTEFQEGIVPWALQRPVALIFDEYDAGRPDVMFVIQRILERDGKFTLLDQNRVIRPHPSFRLFATSNTVGLGNVNGLYHGTQLLNHAQIDRWNVVATLDYLPHDEEAGIVLARVPELDNDAGHALVDAMVALAGLTRRGFAAGDVSALMSPRTVISWAENCQIFHDPALAFRLTFLNKCDEAERPVVAEYYQRCFGHLPGEAAAAPAESESAR from the coding sequence GTGACGCAAGACCAGTTTGGCAAGCCGGACCGGATGATTCCGGTGCGCAGCGTGTTCGGCATCGATTCCGGCCTGATGGTGCCGGCCTTCAGCCAGCGCGACGACCACGTGCCGGAGATCGACCCGGCCTACCGCTTCCAGCCCGAGGTGACGCTGGCGATCCTGTCCGGCTTCATGCGCGACCGGCGCGTGATGGTGCAGGGGCTGCACGGCAGCGGCAAGTCGACCCATATCGAGCAGGTGGCCGCGCGGCTGAACTGGCCCTGCGTGCGCGTCAACCTGGACGGGCATATCAGCCGGCTCGACCTGGTCGGCAAGGATGCCATCGTGGTGCGCGACGGGCGCCAGGTGACCGAGTTCCAGGAGGGCATCGTGCCGTGGGCGCTGCAGCGGCCGGTGGCGCTGATCTTCGACGAGTACGATGCGGGCCGCCCCGATGTGATGTTCGTGATCCAGCGCATCCTGGAGCGCGACGGCAAGTTCACGCTGCTCGACCAGAACCGCGTGATCCGGCCGCATCCTTCTTTCCGGTTGTTCGCCACTTCCAACACGGTGGGGCTCGGCAACGTCAACGGCCTCTACCACGGCACGCAATTGCTCAACCACGCGCAGATCGACCGCTGGAACGTGGTGGCCACGCTGGACTACCTGCCGCATGACGAGGAGGCCGGCATCGTGCTGGCGCGCGTGCCCGAGCTCGACAACGATGCCGGCCACGCGCTGGTCGATGCGATGGTGGCGCTGGCGGGGCTGACGCGCCGCGGGTTTGCGGCGGGCGACGTGTCGGCGCTGATGTCGCCGCGCACGGTGATCAGCTGGGCCGAGAACTGCCAGATCTTCCACGATCCCGCGCTGGCGTTCCGCCTGACCTTCCTCAACAAGTGCGACGAGGCCGAGCGGCCGGTGGTGGCGGAGTACTACCAGCGCTGCTTCGGCCACCTGCCCGGCGAAGCCGCCGCAGCGCCCGCCGAGTCGGAGTCCGCGCGATGA
- a CDS encoding cobaltochelatase (K09883: cobT; cobaltochelatase CobT [EC:6.6.1.2]), with protein MSAAAAAQQLRRRQRQDELSGAAVRALTGDAALHFRDGQLWRAMRPVPQHAPHLRTDPETDTATCLRGAADGAALRQAHSDAALHRRLCPADPVERLVFELLEQLRCETRLPRGMAGVAANLRHRFMAWSRAFHRSGLTEGHLGILLYTVAQVAWSRLTGEPVLEETEDLIEATRAAIVPVLGTSLVGLRACRHDQSAYAAHALALARAVAEMVRTEAPRAGEADDNAASAARAGFALWLDFDEPPAEDFALADSGHSRVLAEATDGYRAFTTRYDREVRAATLVRRALLDEYRTRLDARIARAGVNIARLARRLRAALAQPRVDGWSFGEESGRIDGRRLAQLVSSPAERRLFRREAHKAHADCVVGFLIDCSGSMKAQAEPLTLLIDMLTRALDQAGVATEVLGFTTNAWNGGRARADWLARGRPAHPGRLNETCHMVVKDAQRSWRRARTDIGALLKADLFREGVDGEAVEWACARLHATGKVRRILLVVSDGSPMDTATGQANDACYLDNHLKAVVARHEALRDVEVLGLGVGLDLSPYYRHTLALDLSQPVDMAMLDEVAGLVGARRR; from the coding sequence ATGAGCGCCGCCGCGGCCGCGCAGCAACTGCGCCGGCGCCAGCGGCAGGATGAACTGTCCGGCGCCGCCGTGCGCGCGCTGACGGGCGACGCCGCGCTGCATTTCCGCGACGGGCAGCTTTGGCGCGCGATGCGGCCGGTGCCGCAGCATGCGCCGCACCTGCGTACCGATCCGGAAACCGATACCGCCACGTGCCTGCGTGGCGCCGCTGACGGCGCGGCGCTGCGCCAGGCGCATTCCGATGCCGCGCTGCATCGCCGGCTTTGCCCCGCCGATCCGGTCGAGCGCCTGGTGTTCGAACTGCTCGAACAGCTGCGTTGTGAGACGCGGTTGCCGCGCGGCATGGCGGGCGTGGCGGCCAACCTGCGCCATCGCTTCATGGCGTGGTCGCGGGCGTTCCATCGCTCCGGTCTGACTGAAGGGCATCTCGGCATCCTGCTTTACACTGTGGCGCAGGTCGCATGGTCGCGACTGACCGGCGAGCCGGTGCTGGAAGAGACCGAAGACCTGATCGAAGCCACGCGCGCCGCCATCGTGCCCGTGCTGGGCACATCGCTGGTCGGGCTGCGTGCTTGTCGGCATGACCAGTCGGCCTATGCGGCACATGCACTGGCGCTCGCCCGCGCAGTGGCGGAAATGGTTCGTACCGAAGCGCCACGTGCCGGCGAGGCTGACGACAACGCCGCTTCCGCCGCGCGCGCGGGGTTTGCGCTGTGGCTCGATTTCGACGAACCGCCCGCGGAAGACTTCGCCCTCGCCGATAGCGGCCACAGCCGCGTACTGGCCGAGGCCACCGATGGCTACCGCGCCTTCACCACGCGCTACGACCGCGAGGTGCGCGCCGCCACCCTGGTACGGCGCGCGCTGCTGGACGAGTACCGCACGCGGCTCGACGCCCGCATCGCCCGCGCCGGCGTCAACATCGCACGACTCGCGCGCCGGCTGCGCGCGGCGCTGGCGCAACCGCGCGTGGACGGCTGGTCTTTCGGCGAGGAAAGCGGCCGCATCGACGGCCGCCGCCTGGCGCAGCTGGTCAGCTCGCCTGCCGAGCGCAGGCTCTTCCGCCGTGAAGCACACAAGGCCCATGCGGATTGCGTGGTGGGCTTCCTGATCGACTGCTCAGGTTCGATGAAGGCGCAGGCCGAGCCGCTGACCCTGCTGATCGACATGCTCACCCGCGCGCTCGACCAGGCCGGCGTCGCCACCGAGGTGCTGGGCTTCACCACCAACGCCTGGAACGGCGGCCGCGCCCGCGCCGACTGGCTGGCGCGCGGGCGCCCGGCGCATCCGGGCCGGCTCAACGAGACCTGCCATATGGTGGTCAAGGATGCGCAGCGCAGCTGGCGGCGTGCGCGCACCGATATCGGTGCGCTGCTCAAGGCCGACCTGTTCCGCGAAGGGGTGGACGGGGAGGCGGTCGAGTGGGCCTGCGCGCGGCTGCATGCCACCGGCAAGGTGCGCCGCATCCTGCTGGTGGTATCGGACGGCAGCCCGATGGATACCGCGACCGGGCAGGCCAATGACGCCTGCTACCTCGACAACCACCTGAAGGCGGTGGTGGCGCGGCATGAGGCGCTGCGGGACGTCGAAGTGCTGGGGTTGGGGGTGGGGCTGGATCTCAGTCCGTATTACCGGCATACGCTGGCGCTGGATTTGTCGCAGCCGGTGGATATGGCGATGTTGGATGAGGTGGCGGGGCTGGTGGGGGCGCGGCGGCGGTGA
- a CDS encoding membrane protein has translation MSQQVVIGAAHWIYLSGVAVIVLTMILRANVVVPSIVGTALVVFALTGSPVSALGGVFSASLVAAKELFNIFLVIAFMTALLNALKTLRSDIRMVEPFRVVMKNGHSAFFILAGITYVISLFFWPTPAVPLVSAILLPAAIAAGLPPLAGAMAIAIAGQGMALSSDYVIGVAPGISAKAAGAAVSAAVVADRALALSLITGTIALCLAYLSMRKHIVPACGTLLDRWQARAGGTAEALEGGGTFDKAEIAKGTAHAEPLATDSNIEASLSMVARRRVKWSKCFAIVTPVAFLAVVAVMVLPKLGTGVQDLKGGDAAALVGGVAAVLMMLATLAAEGPRRMLDVCPEHITDGFVFAFKAMGSVLPIAGFFFVGAGETAAQILGLPPGKAPSLLFELIQAYQHMIPDNHVLVAFGVLLVGMITGIDGSGFAGLPLTGTLAGALGPVVGFDPATLAAVGQMGAVWTGGGTLVAWSSLIAVAGFARVPVLEAVRALLIPVLIGLACSTVAAMVLWS, from the coding sequence ATGTCACAACAAGTCGTGATCGGTGCCGCGCACTGGATCTATCTGTCAGGGGTAGCAGTCATCGTGTTGACGATGATCCTGCGCGCCAATGTTGTCGTCCCTTCCATCGTCGGCACCGCCCTGGTCGTGTTTGCGCTCACCGGCAGCCCGGTTTCGGCGCTGGGCGGAGTGTTTTCCGCGAGCCTGGTTGCCGCCAAGGAGCTGTTCAATATCTTCCTGGTGATCGCGTTCATGACGGCGCTGCTCAATGCGCTCAAGACGCTGCGCTCCGACATCCGCATGGTCGAGCCCTTCCGCGTGGTGATGAAGAACGGGCATTCGGCGTTCTTTATCTTGGCGGGCATCACCTACGTCATCTCCCTGTTCTTCTGGCCGACCCCGGCCGTGCCGCTGGTATCGGCGATCTTGCTGCCGGCCGCCATTGCGGCGGGGCTGCCGCCGCTGGCGGGTGCGATGGCGATCGCCATCGCCGGCCAGGGCATGGCGCTGTCGTCCGACTATGTGATCGGCGTAGCCCCCGGCATCAGTGCCAAGGCGGCCGGCGCAGCGGTGAGCGCCGCGGTGGTGGCCGATCGCGCGCTGGCGCTGTCGCTCATCACCGGCACTATTGCGCTGTGCCTGGCCTACCTGTCGATGCGCAAGCACATCGTGCCCGCCTGCGGCACCCTGCTCGACCGCTGGCAGGCGCGCGCCGGCGGCACCGCCGAGGCGCTGGAAGGCGGCGGCACCTTCGACAAGGCCGAGATCGCCAAGGGCACCGCCCACGCCGAGCCGCTGGCCACCGACAGCAATATCGAAGCAAGCCTGTCGATGGTGGCCCGGCGCCGGGTGAAGTGGTCGAAATGCTTCGCGATCGTGACGCCCGTCGCCTTCCTCGCCGTAGTCGCGGTCATGGTGCTGCCCAAGCTCGGCACTGGCGTGCAGGACCTCAAGGGCGGCGATGCGGCGGCGCTGGTCGGCGGCGTCGCGGCGGTGCTGATGATGCTGGCGACGCTGGCCGCCGAAGGCCCGCGCCGCATGCTCGACGTGTGCCCGGAGCACATCACCGACGGCTTCGTCTTCGCCTTCAAGGCGATGGGCTCGGTGCTGCCGATCGCCGGCTTCTTCTTCGTCGGCGCCGGCGAAACCGCCGCGCAGATCCTGGGCCTGCCGCCGGGCAAGGCGCCGAGCCTGCTGTTCGAACTGATCCAGGCCTACCAGCACATGATCCCGGACAACCACGTGCTGGTCGCCTTCGGCGTGCTGCTGGTCGGCATGATCACCGGCATCGACGGCTCGGGTTTCGCGGGCCTGCCGCTGACCGGCACGCTGGCCGGCGCCCTCGGCCCGGTGGTCGGCTTCGACCCGGCCACGCTGGCCGCGGTGGGCCAGATGGGCGCGGTCTGGACCGGCGGCGGCACGCTGGTGGCGTGGTCGTCGCTGATCGCGGTGGCCGGCTTCGCCCGGGTGCCGGTGCTGGAAGCGGTGCGCGCGCTGCTGATCCCGGTGCTGATCGGGCTGGCCTGCTCCACCGTGGCCGCCATGGTGTTGTGGTCGTAG